One part of the Moraxella sp. FZFQ2102 genome encodes these proteins:
- the rarD gene encoding EamA family transporter RarD: protein MTSIVSKYTTRYAQSFSRFSSTSQANSMAFGVFLAVLSNVLFGVLYAYGKWMAPLSGTQVFLWRMVMMWGCLALFLAMTGKMAEFRAEIGAIKGVKSWLYLLVPTPILASQLWLFMWAPVNGQSIQVSMGYFLFPLAMVLAGFLVFRERLSRLQSLAVALAAAGVAFEIYRTSGVSFATLWVCGTYPIYYVMRRKQGIRALTGLFFDLSIIAPICLIWIISTDAIDVASNGVLLAKAVGLGAISVLAMATNLQAGRLLPVSLFGMLSYLEPVLLFFLSITVLGAVFSPSMLISYGLIWLAVMCLMAQGWLANRKKA, encoded by the coding sequence ATGACCAGCATCGTTAGCAAATACACCACGCGTTATGCCCAAAGTTTCAGCCGTTTTAGCAGCACAAGCCAAGCCAACAGCATGGCATTCGGCGTGTTTTTGGCGGTATTATCCAATGTCCTATTTGGCGTGCTGTATGCGTATGGCAAATGGATGGCACCACTGTCAGGGACGCAGGTGTTTTTGTGGCGGATGGTAATGATGTGGGGGTGCTTGGCGTTGTTTTTGGCGATGACGGGCAAGATGGCAGAGTTTCGTGCTGAGATTGGCGCCATCAAGGGCGTCAAGTCATGGCTGTATCTGCTTGTGCCGACTCCAATTCTTGCCAGTCAGCTGTGGTTGTTTATGTGGGCGCCGGTCAATGGGCAGAGCATTCAGGTGTCGATGGGTTATTTTTTGTTTCCATTGGCGATGGTGCTTGCTGGGTTTTTGGTGTTTCGTGAACGCCTAAGCCGACTACAGTCACTGGCGGTGGCATTAGCAGCGGCAGGCGTGGCGTTTGAGATTTATCGCACCAGCGGGGTGAGTTTTGCGACTTTGTGGGTGTGTGGCACTTATCCGATTTATTATGTGATGCGTCGCAAGCAGGGTATTCGTGCTTTGACAGGCCTGTTTTTTGATTTGTCCATCATTGCGCCGATTTGTCTGATTTGGATCATCAGCACTGATGCCATCGATGTGGCGTCAAATGGCGTGCTACTTGCCAAGGCGGTGGGGCTTGGGGCAATCAGCGTGCTTGCGATGGCGACCAATCTACAAGCAGGGCGACTGCTGCCTGTGAGCCTGTTTGGGATGCTCAGCTACCTTGAGCCTGTGCTCTTGTTTTTCTTGTCCATCACGGTGCTGGGTGCGGTGTTTAGCCCATCGATGTTGATTAGCTATGGCTTGATTTGGCTTGCGGTGATGTGTCTGATGGCACAAGGGTGGCTTGCCAATCGCAAAAAAGCTTAA
- the coaD gene encoding pantetheine-phosphate adenylyltransferase has translation MSQTPRRVLYPGTFDPITNGHIDLVNRALKLFDEVVIAVAFAHHKKPLFDFDERVAMVKASFDNPKVSVVPFEGLLVEFAREQKASAVLRGLRAVSDFEYEFGLASMNRSLDEQFEAVFLTPSQEYSFVSSTLVREVAKLGGDVSKFVPPVVLDGFANKFANKG, from the coding sequence ATGAGCCAAACGCCAAGACGCGTGCTGTACCCAGGGACATTTGACCCAATCACCAACGGGCATATTGACTTGGTCAATCGTGCGCTCAAACTGTTTGATGAAGTGGTGATTGCAGTGGCTTTTGCCCATCACAAAAAACCCTTGTTCGATTTTGATGAACGGGTGGCGATGGTCAAAGCATCTTTTGACAACCCAAAGGTTTCAGTGGTGCCATTCGAAGGCTTGTTGGTTGAGTTCGCGCGTGAACAAAAAGCGAGCGCGGTGCTTCGTGGGCTGCGAGCGGTGAGTGATTTTGAATACGAATTTGGCTTGGCAAGCATGAACCGCAGCTTAGATGAGCAGTTTGAAGCGGTATTTTTGACACCGTCGCAGGAATATTCATTTGTATCATCGACACTGGTGCGTGAAGTGGCAAAGCTTGGCGGCGATGTCAGTAAATTTGTCCCGCCTGTCGTGCTTGATGGCTTTGCCAATAAATTTGCCAATAAGGGGTAA
- a CDS encoding YfhL family 4Fe-4S dicluster ferredoxin — MALKITEECINCDVCEPVCPNDAIYAGEDIYVINPALCTECVGHHDTPQCVDICPVDCIPKDPEHPETQDELMAKYQKLTANA; from the coding sequence ATGGCACTAAAAATCACCGAAGAATGTATCAACTGCGATGTCTGCGAACCTGTCTGCCCCAATGATGCCATCTATGCAGGCGAGGATATCTATGTGATCAATCCAGCACTGTGTACAGAATGTGTCGGGCATCATGACACACCGCAGTGTGTGGATATTTGCCCTGTCGATTGCATCCCAAAAGATCCTGAGCATCCAGAGACACAAGATGAGCTGATGGCAAAGTACCAAAAACTCACCGCAAACGCTTAA
- the smpB gene encoding SsrA-binding protein SmpB produces the protein MAKKPSNQICANKKARHEFFIEETFEAGLVLEGWEVKSIRAGKMSITESYVIFKNGEAFLFGAHIQPLLTSSTHVHPDNIRTRKLLLNRREIDKLFGMVNQKGYAVVALSCYWKNSRVKCEIALAKGKKLHDKRATLKDRDFARDKQRGFKNQGY, from the coding sequence ATGGCAAAAAAACCAAGCAATCAAATCTGTGCCAACAAAAAGGCACGGCATGAGTTTTTTATCGAAGAAACGTTTGAAGCAGGTCTTGTGCTTGAAGGCTGGGAAGTCAAATCCATTCGTGCCGGCAAAATGAGCATTACCGAAAGTTATGTGATTTTTAAAAATGGCGAAGCGTTTTTGTTCGGGGCGCACATCCAGCCACTATTGACCAGCTCAACGCATGTGCATCCTGACAATATTCGCACGCGTAAACTGCTGCTCAATCGCCGTGAGATTGATAAGCTGTTTGGTATGGTTAACCAAAAAGGCTATGCGGTGGTGGCATTGTCATGTTATTGGAAAAATAGCCGTGTCAAATGTGAAATCGCCCTAGCTAAGGGTAAAAAGCTACACGACAAACGAGCGACGCTCAAAGATCGTGATTTTGCTCGTGATAAACAGCGTGGCTTTAAAAACCAAGGCTACTGA
- a CDS encoding capsule biosynthesis protein → MSIKLRNKRINQLLFVVLVIVPWIAVIAYMMTVAQPRYVSESNVVIKQVSEQGVSATGLSALLGVNNTNRDDAVYLTEYILSNDLIAKLDERFDFRHSYRLSGSDFINEIPEDATQEELNNYFKKRVSISLDETSSILTLSTQGFTPDFALELNQAILSESEKFVNDISKQVAAEQLAFVTTQVGEAENKLNLAKQKLLDYQNSNEIIDPKANVEMVNSVIAGLQGQLSSLRTEERQLLSYLNPEAPQVVSLRSQIASVEKQIQDEQAKLTSPKDARLNAKTAEFEAIKAEVEFANELYKLALTSLESSRIEAIRKMKNLIVISSPHKAEEAKYPRVGYVIGTSLALLLILYGFVVLILAIIRDHGK, encoded by the coding sequence ATGTCCATCAAGCTAAGAAATAAACGCATCAATCAGCTGCTTTTTGTGGTGCTGGTCATCGTGCCTTGGATTGCTGTCATCGCCTATATGATGACTGTGGCACAGCCACGGTATGTCAGTGAATCGAATGTCGTCATTAAGCAGGTCAGTGAGCAGGGCGTTTCAGCAACTGGTCTGTCGGCACTGCTTGGCGTGAATAATACCAATCGTGATGATGCGGTGTATTTGACCGAGTATATTTTGTCGAATGACTTGATCGCTAAGCTTGATGAACGCTTTGATTTTCGCCATAGTTACCGCTTGTCAGGCTCTGATTTTATCAATGAAATCCCTGAAGATGCCACACAAGAAGAGCTGAATAATTATTTTAAAAAGCGTGTCTCGATCAGTCTTGATGAAACCAGCTCGATTTTGACTTTATCAACCCAAGGCTTCACTCCTGATTTTGCTTTAGAATTGAACCAAGCGATCTTGAGTGAATCTGAGAAATTTGTCAATGATATCTCAAAACAAGTGGCGGCAGAGCAGCTTGCGTTTGTGACGACACAAGTTGGCGAAGCGGAAAATAAGCTGAATCTTGCCAAGCAAAAACTGCTCGATTACCAAAACAGCAATGAGATCATCGACCCGAAAGCCAATGTCGAGATGGTTAATTCAGTGATTGCAGGTCTGCAAGGTCAATTAAGTAGCCTGCGCACCGAAGAGCGTCAATTGTTGAGCTATTTGAACCCTGAAGCGCCGCAAGTGGTGAGTTTGCGCAGCCAAATCGCATCGGTTGAAAAACAAATTCAAGACGAACAAGCCAAATTGACATCACCAAAAGATGCCAGGCTGAATGCCAAAACTGCAGAGTTTGAAGCAATCAAAGCGGAAGTGGAATTTGCCAATGAGCTGTATAAACTGGCTTTGACTTCATTAGAAAGCTCGCGCATCGAAGCGATTCGTAAGATGAAAAATTTGATCGTCATTTCATCGCCGCACAAGGCTGAAGAAGCCAAATATCCGCGTGTAGGCTATGTGATCGGCACTTCATTGGCGCTGTTGTTGATTTTGTACGGTTTTGTGGTGCTGATTTTGGCAATTATCCGCGATCATGGCAAATAA
- a CDS encoding capsular polysaccharide biosynthesis protein, whose protein sequence is MTIAPLPSKFLLATVGIAKNNQLLATALGVPVCPVLSVKKSLSFGKQSGQSQPSLNHAIAGTQAVLAWGQKPSAKQAQKLANQRNLPLWTAEDGFLRSLDSGIKSRYGASFVLDDVGIYFDLRAPSRLEWLLANRAADFDDDKQQRAKYLIHKIIAHKLSKYNPSLTLATNLPTDLYLVIDQVAGDASIAGAGASDENFFAMLLNACQSAMVNGGQVCIKAHPASNFGFLVNSTGKLHAQAVNYLSSHGISQDAIDRILIIKQAVNPIALLENAKAIYTVSSHLGFEALMLGKSVASFGMSWYAGLGLTDDTYLQDNPAMRDLYQQVKARRAALGLTTVTLERAFFAAYIDYSYYADPATAKACQIETVIDYLIRNRDQQSFVAGDVLAYDFSRWKTGFVKGFSQFPQTQLKFKSKTKMRLFFTDQYNAKRAKKDDQKALSGLPVDTKYLVWGLAAKRKLANKIHTYQNQSNPAIICMEDGFIRSNGLGATLLEPLSVVMDDVGIYYDATAPSRLEMILQSIDLTDEQAKRAAVLQQTLLANQVSKYNVGTHNDQLGAQIAKLKQANPSATIHLVVGQVEDDASVQNCTSIIKTNADLLKRVRADHPNDIIIYKPHPDIEAGLRLGKVDDQMLKLADIIAHDTAMPQCLAVVNVVQTISSLTGFEALLRGVSVVCYGLPFYAGFGLTTDIIEPDNMPKLAAIARRQRQTPLSLSALIHGTLIDYPVYRLPHGHGLASVEQVIDYLYQSTHAKPTPTLAKRISRFAKTKFMQLRKFTI, encoded by the coding sequence ATGACCATTGCGCCTTTGCCAAGTAAGTTTTTGCTTGCAACTGTGGGCATTGCCAAAAATAATCAGCTTTTGGCAACTGCCCTTGGTGTGCCTGTATGTCCTGTATTGTCAGTGAAAAAATCCTTATCATTTGGCAAGCAATCTGGACAATCGCAGCCATCTCTTAATCATGCTATTGCAGGTACGCAAGCAGTTTTGGCATGGGGGCAAAAACCTTCTGCAAAACAAGCACAAAAACTTGCCAATCAGCGAAATTTGCCACTATGGACAGCCGAAGATGGTTTTTTGCGCTCATTAGATAGCGGCATCAAAAGCCGTTATGGGGCAAGCTTTGTACTTGACGATGTGGGTATTTATTTTGATTTGCGCGCGCCATCACGCTTAGAGTGGTTGCTGGCAAATCGCGCGGCTGATTTTGATGATGATAAGCAGCAGCGCGCCAAGTATCTGATCCATAAAATCATCGCGCATAAGCTTTCTAAATACAATCCAAGCCTTACACTTGCGACCAATTTACCTACCGATTTGTATCTGGTGATTGATCAAGTGGCGGGCGATGCATCCATCGCGGGTGCTGGTGCAAGCGATGAAAATTTTTTTGCCATGCTGCTAAATGCGTGCCAATCGGCAATGGTAAACGGTGGGCAGGTGTGTATCAAGGCACATCCTGCGTCCAATTTTGGCTTTTTAGTCAATAGCACGGGCAAATTGCACGCCCAAGCCGTCAATTATCTTAGCAGTCATGGCATCAGCCAAGATGCCATTGATCGCATTCTAATTATCAAACAAGCCGTCAATCCCATTGCATTACTTGAAAATGCCAAAGCCATTTATACGGTCAGCTCGCATCTAGGCTTTGAAGCATTAATGCTGGGCAAATCAGTGGCAAGCTTTGGCATGAGTTGGTATGCAGGTCTAGGGCTAACTGATGATACCTATTTGCAAGACAATCCTGCCATGCGCGATCTGTACCAACAGGTCAAGGCGCGGCGAGCGGCATTAGGTCTAACCACCGTGACGCTTGAGCGGGCATTTTTTGCAGCGTATATTGATTATAGTTATTATGCCGACCCTGCGACAGCCAAGGCGTGCCAAATTGAAACGGTGATTGACTATTTGATTCGCAATCGTGATCAGCAAAGCTTTGTCGCAGGCGATGTTTTGGCATATGATTTTAGCCGCTGGAAAACAGGGTTTGTTAAAGGCTTTAGCCAGTTTCCACAAACTCAGCTTAAATTTAAATCCAAAACCAAAATGCGCTTGTTTTTCACCGATCAATACAATGCCAAGCGTGCCAAAAAAGATGATCAAAAAGCCTTAAGCGGCTTGCCTGTAGATACCAAATATCTCGTTTGGGGTTTGGCTGCCAAGCGCAAATTAGCAAACAAAATTCACACCTATCAAAATCAGTCAAATCCTGCCATCATCTGCATGGAAGATGGTTTTATCCGCTCAAATGGCTTGGGTGCAACCTTGCTTGAGCCACTGTCTGTGGTGATGGATGATGTTGGCATATATTATGATGCCACCGCGCCATCTCGGTTGGAGATGATTTTACAAAGCATTGATTTGACTGATGAGCAGGCTAAGCGAGCTGCCGTACTGCAGCAAACTTTACTTGCCAATCAAGTCAGTAAATACAATGTCGGTACGCACAATGATCAGCTTGGCGCGCAAATTGCTAAGCTGAAACAAGCCAATCCCAGTGCGACCATCCATCTGGTGGTTGGACAGGTCGAAGATGATGCATCGGTACAAAACTGCACCAGTATCATCAAGACCAATGCTGATCTGCTTAAGCGTGTGCGCGCCGATCACCCCAATGACATCATCATCTATAAGCCACATCCCGATATCGAAGCAGGGCTACGCTTGGGCAAGGTGGATGATCAGATGCTTAAGCTTGCTGATATCATCGCGCATGATACCGCCATGCCGCAGTGCTTGGCAGTGGTCAATGTGGTGCAGACCATCAGCTCATTGACAGGCTTTGAAGCACTGCTGCGCGGGGTGTCAGTGGTGTGCTATGGCTTGCCGTTTTATGCAGGTTTTGGCTTGACCACTGACATCATCGAGCCTGATAACATGCCCAAGCTTGCAGCCATCGCACGGCGACAACGCCAAACTCCGCTGAGTCTATCTGCGCTGATTCATGGTACGCTGATTGATTATCCTGTGTATCGCCTGCCGCACGGTCATGGGCTTGCTAGCGTCGAGCAGGTGATTGACTATCTGTATCAATCCACGCACGCTAAGCCCACACCGACACTCGCCAAGCGTATCTCGCGCTTTGCCAAGACCAAATTCATGCAATTGCGCAAATTTACGATTTGA
- a CDS encoding polysaccharide biosynthesis/export family protein, with translation MMLKKHSLVALVAMVMSAQAMAADDGVGRLAGVVSANQVPAEATAAEAVAAASLGSNAIINNERTFQDVGTPVRTTPKIFGEQLFRGAFSTTSGSTFNDSYVINPGDNVQVRMWGAYQYAATMTVDPQGNIFLPNVGPVRVAGIQNGRLQSVVQSAIARIYRSNVGVYASLEQAQPVKVFVTGFVNQPGYYGGLAADSVLSYLDRAGGVDPERGSYIDIQIRRNGQVVQQVNLYDFLISGRLQPFAFRDGDVITVAPQKQTFSISGRVQNEYAFEFGVPNLTIADVLSIANPLADATNVSITRAAGRAQTAEYYALSEASQVPVNNGDVLVVTSDRYAGTIAVQVTGAHKGNGAVILPHGARLKDVIAQLEPSSLANLQNLSIYRKSVAEQQKQSINQALDRLEEMTLATQSITREEAQLRAEDAKLVEQFIAKARRVEPKGRIVVVPNSWQDVILQQGDIIEIPEQTSVITVNGQVRAQGALTFDPNLTVADYIAKSGGMDANADPENILVMQQNGETKVVNAAYRVQQGDEIMVLPKVKTRRVEIARGISQIFYQIAVAAGVIAAL, from the coding sequence ATGATGCTAAAAAAACATTCATTAGTAGCGCTTGTAGCAATGGTGATGAGCGCGCAAGCGATGGCAGCGGATGATGGGGTTGGTCGCCTAGCAGGGGTGGTGAGTGCTAATCAAGTGCCTGCTGAAGCGACAGCAGCTGAAGCGGTTGCCGCCGCAAGCCTTGGCAGCAATGCCATTATCAATAACGAGCGCACTTTTCAAGATGTTGGCACCCCTGTACGTACCACGCCAAAGATCTTCGGTGAGCAGCTGTTCCGTGGCGCATTTTCGACCACTTCAGGCTCAACTTTCAATGACAGCTATGTCATCAACCCTGGTGATAATGTGCAGGTGCGTATGTGGGGTGCTTATCAGTACGCTGCGACGATGACGGTTGATCCACAGGGCAATATTTTCTTGCCAAATGTCGGACCGGTACGCGTGGCAGGCATTCAAAATGGTCGCCTGCAGTCGGTGGTACAAAGTGCGATTGCGCGCATTTATCGCTCGAATGTCGGCGTTTATGCATCGCTTGAGCAGGCGCAACCTGTTAAAGTTTTTGTCACAGGATTTGTCAATCAACCCGGTTATTATGGTGGCTTAGCAGCAGATTCGGTGCTTAGCTATTTGGATCGCGCAGGCGGTGTCGATCCTGAGCGCGGCAGTTATATTGATATTCAAATTCGCCGTAATGGACAAGTGGTGCAGCAGGTGAATTTGTATGACTTCTTGATCTCGGGTCGCCTGCAGCCGTTTGCGTTTCGTGATGGTGATGTGATTACCGTTGCGCCGCAAAAGCAAACCTTTAGCATCTCAGGTCGTGTGCAGAATGAATATGCTTTCGAATTTGGCGTTCCAAATCTGACCATCGCTGATGTATTGTCAATTGCCAATCCATTGGCGGACGCTACCAATGTCAGCATCACGCGCGCCGCTGGCCGTGCGCAGACGGCAGAATATTATGCCTTATCAGAAGCAAGCCAAGTGCCTGTCAATAATGGTGATGTGCTTGTGGTGACTTCAGATCGCTATGCAGGCACAATCGCGGTGCAGGTGACGGGTGCGCATAAGGGCAATGGCGCGGTGATTTTGCCACATGGTGCGCGTCTAAAAGATGTCATCGCGCAGCTTGAACCATCTAGCCTTGCTAATTTACAAAACCTATCAATTTATCGTAAATCAGTCGCTGAACAACAAAAACAATCGATCAATCAAGCCTTGGATCGTCTAGAAGAAATGACACTTGCTACGCAATCAATCACGCGTGAAGAAGCGCAATTGCGCGCTGAAGATGCTAAGCTTGTTGAGCAGTTTATCGCCAAAGCGCGCCGTGTCGAGCCAAAAGGTCGCATTGTGGTTGTGCCAAATTCATGGCAGGATGTGATTTTACAACAAGGCGACATCATTGAGATTCCTGAGCAGACTTCGGTCATCACTGTTAATGGTCAGGTGCGCGCACAAGGGGCGCTGACCTTTGATCCGAATTTGACCGTTGCGGATTATATCGCTAAATCAGGCGGTATGGATGCTAATGCCGATCCTGAAAACATCCTAGTGATGCAGCAAAATGGCGAGACCAAAGTGGTCAATGCCGCCTATCGTGTACAGCAGGGCGATGAGATCATGGTCTTGCCAAAAGTGAAAACGCGTCGTGTTGAGATCGCACGCGGTATTTCACAAATCTTTTATCAAATCGCTGTGGCAGCTGGCGTGATTGCGGCGTTGTAA
- a CDS encoding Lrp/AsnC family transcriptional regulator: MHALDHIDRKILNLLQDDATLPLKVIAEKVGTSTATTQRRISQLNDAKVIERTVVIVNPIKVQRPLTVLVLIKMVNSNTPMQHRFERVMAAHPQVMSCYEISGDYDFVLIVANQDMQDYHRFTRQMLTSDNNVATFNSQFVMNSVKSSTKIFLDDE; this comes from the coding sequence ATGCACGCACTTGACCATATTGACCGCAAAATTTTAAATCTCTTGCAAGACGATGCCACTTTACCGCTCAAAGTCATCGCCGAAAAAGTCGGCACTTCCACCGCGACCACACAGCGCCGCATCAGCCAGCTTAATGACGCCAAAGTCATCGAGCGCACCGTCGTCATCGTCAATCCCATCAAGGTGCAGCGACCTTTGACCGTGCTTGTGCTGATTAAGATGGTTAATTCAAACACGCCGATGCAGCACCGCTTCGAGCGCGTGATGGCGGCACATCCGCAGGTGATGAGCTGTTATGAGATCTCGGGGGATTATGATTTTGTGCTGATCGTCGCCAATCAAGATATGCAGGATTATCACCGATTCACACGGCAAATGCTCACAAGCGACAATAATGTTGCAACTTTTAATAGCCAATTTGTGATGAATTCGGTAAAATCTAGCACCAAGATTTTCTTAGATGATGAGTAA
- a CDS encoding ABC transporter permease — protein sequence MSIQLPPYRPIKKRSGIKVMLAALHALLMRELQTRFGGFRLGYLWAPLEVFFQVAIMLVIFGAVMRRVLPGMEYSLFLVAGIIPFFMMQNIATRSLGAVEANQGLLMYRSVRHIDVIIARAFLELVIYFFTFVLLLIGLTFFGIGFSLEHLHVVLIGWVGMFLFSLGLALVLMIVGYYGGEIRKVISVLFTILYFTSGVMYSVHMIPEPYLSYLMYNPFIHNLEMMRHALAPSYPIHHVSMGYFWGWVVCVMFVGLALYKACERDLIRSK from the coding sequence ATGTCAATACAATTACCACCTTACCGACCAATTAAGAAGCGTAGCGGCATCAAAGTAATGCTTGCTGCACTGCATGCGCTTTTAATGCGTGAGCTGCAGACGCGCTTTGGTGGATTTCGTCTGGGATATCTATGGGCGCCATTGGAAGTATTTTTCCAAGTGGCGATCATGTTGGTGATTTTTGGTGCTGTCATGCGGCGCGTACTACCTGGTATGGAATATTCTTTATTCTTGGTGGCGGGCATTATTCCATTTTTTATGATGCAAAATATCGCAACGCGTTCATTGGGTGCGGTGGAAGCCAATCAGGGCTTGCTGATGTATCGATCAGTGAGACATATTGATGTTATTATTGCGCGTGCTTTTTTGGAATTGGTTATTTATTTTTTCACCTTTGTTTTATTATTGATTGGATTAACCTTTTTTGGGATTGGCTTTAGCTTAGAGCATCTGCATGTTGTGCTTATCGGTTGGGTGGGGATGTTTCTATTTAGCCTAGGTTTGGCACTGGTTTTGATGATCGTTGGCTATTATGGTGGTGAGATTCGCAAAGTTATCAGTGTTTTGTTCACGATTTTATATTTTACTTCAGGGGTGATGTATTCGGTACATATGATTCCTGAGCCATATTTAAGCTATCTGATGTATAACCCATTCATTCACAATCTTGAAATGATGCGTCATGCACTTGCGCCGTCTTATCCGATTCATCATGTGAGCATGGGTTATTTTTGGGGATGGGTTGTGTGTGTGATGTTTGTTGGCTTGGCATTGTACAAGGCGTGCGAGCGTGATTTGATCCGCAGTAAGTGA
- a CDS encoding ABC transporter ATP-binding protein: MIHVKNITKSFMTPHGRHYLFKDLDFIIEDKQSVGLLGRNGAGKSTLLRIICGLDEPDSGEVITNSTISWPVGVAGGFQGSLTGRQNVRFVCRLYSSGDYIEEKIRFVEEFADIGKYFDMPVKSYSSGMRARLTFGLSLAFDFDYYMLDEAGAVGDAAFRKRSEEILQARREQAGFLVVSHNLGDIERNCDIGVVLMNQTAQVFYNVKEAIEVYNEHVHQAKK; encoded by the coding sequence ATGATTCATGTTAAAAATATCACCAAGTCTTTTATGACGCCGCATGGCAGACATTATTTGTTTAAGGATTTGGATTTTATTATTGAAGACAAACAAAGTGTCGGTCTGCTTGGGCGCAACGGTGCGGGCAAATCTACTTTGCTGCGCATCATCTGTGGCTTAGATGAACCTGACAGTGGTGAAGTTATTACTAATTCCACCATCTCATGGCCTGTGGGTGTGGCAGGTGGCTTTCAGGGTAGCTTGACAGGTCGTCAAAATGTCCGCTTTGTTTGCCGACTGTATTCCAGCGGTGATTATATCGAAGAAAAAATTCGCTTTGTCGAAGAGTTTGCCGACATTGGCAAATATTTTGATATGCCAGTCAAAAGCTATTCATCGGGGATGCGCGCGCGCTTAACCTTCGGTTTGTCATTGGCATTTGACTTTGATTATTATATGCTGGATGAAGCAGGTGCGGTGGGCGATGCGGCGTTTCGTAAGCGCAGTGAAGAGATCTTACAAGCGCGCCGCGAACAAGCGGGTTTTTTGGTGGTGTCACATAACTTGGGTGATATCGAGCGTAACTGCGACATTGGCGTGGTGCTGATGAACCAGACGGCGCAAGTTTTTTATAATGTAAAAGAAGCAATTGAGGTATATAACGAGCATGTCCATCAAGCTAAGAAATAA
- the nfsA gene encoding oxygen-insensitive NADPH nitroreductase, with product MLNSKPTLQTLLDHRSIRKYTGEPISDEMLTAVLEAGRAVSTSSFLQATSIIRVVDPAKRTALRQISCDMSEDQYNQALADGKRLGHAYVEDCAEYLVFCMDAYRHNQLADVQTDWTEVAVIGAIDAALMAQNVLAAAESLGLGGVFIGSLRNDIRRAGEILGTPKHVVPLFGLCLGHPDMSSKINQSQRPRLPLDVLVSTDTYQVASDETLAAYNEVVKGYYNGRGIEMDWKDQIASTFGGDVRPFMLEHLQEQGFCKR from the coding sequence ATGCTAAACAGCAAACCTACCCTGCAAACCCTGCTAGATCACCGCTCAATCCGCAAATACACAGGCGAGCCGATCTCTGATGAGATGCTAACGGCAGTGCTAGAAGCAGGCCGCGCGGTCTCGACTTCCAGTTTTCTACAAGCCACAAGCATCATCCGTGTCGTCGATCCTGCCAAGCGTACCGCGCTGCGTCAGATTTCGTGCGACATGAGCGAAGATCAGTACAATCAAGCGCTGGCAGATGGTAAGCGTTTGGGCCATGCTTATGTTGAAGATTGCGCAGAATATTTGGTGTTTTGTATGGATGCGTATCGCCACAATCAGCTTGCCGATGTGCAGACGGATTGGACAGAAGTGGCGGTGATTGGCGCGATTGATGCGGCACTCATGGCACAAAATGTGCTGGCTGCTGCAGAAAGTTTGGGCTTAGGCGGTGTGTTTATTGGCAGTCTTCGTAATGACATTCGCCGTGCAGGCGAGATTTTGGGTACGCCAAAGCATGTCGTGCCGCTGTTTGGCTTGTGCTTAGGCCATCCTGATATGTCATCAAAAATCAACCAATCTCAACGCCCACGCCTACCGCTGGATGTTTTGGTATCGACCGACACTTATCAAGTGGCAAGCGATGAGACCTTAGCGGCTTATAATGAGGTGGTCAAGGGCTACTATAATGGCCGTGGCATCGAGATGGATTGGAAAGACCAAATCGCCAGCACTTTTGGCGGAGATGTGCGTCCGTTTATGCTTGAGCATCTACAAGAGCAAGGTTTTTGCAAACGCTAA
- a CDS encoding VOC family protein, with the protein MNITAIDHIVLTVADMERTIAFYTQVLGMTLTTFGDNRKALCFGQQKFNLHQKGNEILPNAQHANTGTIDICLLTDTPLAQVMAMLQSHDIEILENGIVPRTGAVGKIHSVYCRDPDGNLVEISQYIDDEIDE; encoded by the coding sequence ATGAACATCACCGCCATTGACCATATCGTACTGACTGTGGCTGATATGGAGCGTACGATTGCGTTTTATACCCAAGTGCTTGGTATGACGCTAACTACCTTTGGCGACAATCGCAAGGCATTGTGCTTTGGGCAACAGAAATTCAACCTACACCAAAAAGGCAACGAAATCCTGCCTAATGCCCAGCACGCCAACACAGGCACGATTGATATTTGCCTATTGACCGACACGCCACTGGCTCAAGTGATGGCGATGTTGCAGTCGCATGATATTGAGATTCTAGAAAATGGTATCGTGCCACGCACTGGTGCGGTGGGCAAGATTCACTCGGTGTATTGCCGTGACCCTGATGGTAATTTGGTCGAGATCAGTCAATATATCGATGACGAAATTGACGAATAA